From Rhodoferax sp. AJA081-3, the proteins below share one genomic window:
- the kdsA gene encoding 3-deoxy-8-phosphooctulonate synthase — translation MKLCGFDIGLEHRFFLIAGPCVVESEQLQMDAAGTLKEITSSLGIPFIFKSSFDKANRTSETAYRGLGMEKGLEILAKVRREIGVPVLTDIHREDQIAQVAPVVDVLQTPALLCRQTDFIHAVALSGKPVNIKKGQFMAPGDMKNVIVKARAAAKAAGLSEDNFMACERGASFGYNNLVSDMRSLAIMRDTGAPIVFDATHSVQLPGGQGTSSGGVREMVPVLARAAVAVGVAGLFMETHPDPANALCDGPNAVPLKHMKALLETLVALDHVTKKNGFLENHFSA, via the coding sequence ATGAAGCTTTGCGGATTCGATATCGGACTGGAACACCGCTTCTTTTTGATCGCAGGACCCTGCGTTGTCGAATCCGAGCAATTGCAGATGGATGCCGCCGGGACGCTGAAGGAAATCACCTCCAGCTTGGGCATTCCTTTCATTTTCAAAAGCAGTTTTGACAAGGCCAACCGAACCAGCGAAACGGCCTACCGCGGCTTGGGGATGGAAAAGGGCCTCGAAATTCTTGCCAAGGTCCGGCGCGAGATAGGCGTCCCCGTTCTCACCGATATCCACCGCGAAGACCAGATCGCCCAGGTCGCACCGGTGGTGGACGTGTTGCAGACGCCAGCCCTTCTGTGCCGGCAGACCGATTTCATCCACGCCGTGGCGTTGTCCGGCAAGCCCGTGAACATCAAGAAGGGGCAATTCATGGCCCCCGGCGACATGAAGAACGTCATCGTCAAAGCGCGCGCCGCTGCGAAAGCCGCTGGCCTCTCCGAAGACAACTTCATGGCCTGCGAACGGGGTGCCAGCTTTGGCTACAACAACCTGGTCAGCGACATGCGCTCGCTGGCCATCATGCGTGACACCGGCGCCCCCATCGTGTTTGATGCCACGCATTCGGTGCAGTTGCCAGGCGGACAAGGCACCAGCAGTGGTGGAGTTCGCGAAATGGTGCCCGTGTTGGCGCGCGCCGCCGTTGCGGTGGGCGTCGCAGGCCTGTTCATGGAAACCCATCCTGACCCGGCCAACGCGCTGTGTGACGGCCCCAATGCCGTCCCCCTCAAACACATGAAGGCGCTGCTGGAAACCCTGGTCGCGCTGGACCATGTGACCAAAAAGAATGGCTTTCTGGAGAACCATTTTTCTGCCTGA
- the eno gene encoding phosphopyruvate hydratase codes for MSAIVDIVGREILDSRGNPTVECDVLLESGTMGRAAVPSGASTGSREAIELRDGDKKRYLGKGVLKAVEHINTEISEAVLGLDASEQAFLDKTLIDLDGTDNKSRLGANAMLAVSMAVARAAAEESGLPLYRYFGGMGRMSMPVPMMNVINGGEHANNNLDLQELMIIPVGAPSFREALRYGAEVFHALKKILHDKGISTAVGDEGGFAPNVANHEAAIQMILEAIDKAGFVAGEQIALGLDCAASEFYKDGKYHLEGEGLTLNAEEWTNILATWVDKYPIISIEDGMAEGDWDGWKLLTDRLGKKVQIVGDDLFVTNTKILKEGIDKGIANSILIKINQIGTLTETFEAIEMAKRAGYTAVISHRSGETEDSTIADIAVGMNAGQIKTGSLSRSDRMAKYNQLLRIEEDLGDVASYPGRAAFYNLK; via the coding sequence ATGAGTGCCATTGTTGATATCGTAGGCCGCGAGATTCTGGATTCGCGCGGTAACCCAACCGTTGAATGTGATGTGTTGCTGGAATCCGGCACCATGGGCCGCGCCGCAGTGCCATCCGGCGCATCGACCGGTAGCCGCGAAGCCATTGAGCTGCGCGACGGCGACAAGAAGCGTTACCTGGGCAAGGGCGTGCTCAAGGCCGTGGAACATATCAACACCGAGATCTCCGAGGCCGTGCTGGGCCTGGATGCTTCTGAGCAAGCCTTCCTGGACAAGACCCTGATCGACCTGGACGGCACCGACAACAAGAGCCGCCTGGGTGCCAACGCGATGCTGGCTGTGTCCATGGCCGTGGCCCGTGCCGCCGCCGAAGAGTCCGGCCTGCCCCTGTACCGCTACTTTGGCGGCATGGGCCGCATGTCCATGCCCGTGCCCATGATGAACGTCATCAACGGTGGTGAACACGCCAACAACAACCTCGACCTGCAAGAGTTGATGATCATCCCCGTGGGCGCACCGAGCTTCCGCGAAGCCCTGCGTTACGGCGCCGAAGTGTTCCACGCGCTGAAGAAAATCCTGCACGACAAGGGCATCAGCACCGCCGTGGGCGACGAAGGTGGTTTTGCCCCCAACGTGGCCAACCACGAAGCGGCCATCCAGATGATTCTGGAAGCGATTGACAAAGCCGGTTTTGTGGCTGGTGAACAAATCGCCCTGGGCCTGGACTGCGCAGCATCCGAGTTCTACAAGGACGGCAAGTACCACCTGGAAGGCGAAGGCCTGACCCTGAACGCCGAAGAGTGGACCAACATTCTGGCCACCTGGGTCGACAAGTACCCCATCATCAGCATCGAAGACGGCATGGCCGAAGGCGACTGGGATGGATGGAAACTGCTGACCGATCGCCTGGGCAAGAAGGTGCAGATTGTGGGCGACGACCTGTTCGTCACCAACACCAAGATCCTGAAGGAAGGCATTGACAAGGGCATCGCCAACTCCATCCTGATCAAGATCAACCAGATCGGCACGCTAACCGAAACCTTTGAAGCCATCGAGATGGCCAAGCGCGCGGGCTACACCGCCGTCATCAGCCACCGCTCGGGCGAAACCGAAGACTCCACGATCGCCGACATCGCTGTGGGCATGAATGCGGGTCAGATCAAGACCGGTTCGCTGAGCCGCTCGGACCGCATGGCCAAGTACAACCAGTTGCTGCGCATAGAAGAAGACTTGGGTGATGTGGCCAGCTACCCTGGCCGCGCCGCGTTTTATAACCTCAAGTAA
- a CDS encoding septum formation initiator family protein, which translates to MGKRIVPAALIALLVILHGQLWFGRGSVPNVSLLVRKLDEQQLSNAQAARANERVAAEIHDLREGLEIVEEKARSELGMVKANEIYVQIAK; encoded by the coding sequence ATGGGCAAGCGCATTGTTCCTGCAGCCTTGATCGCCTTGCTGGTGATCTTGCACGGCCAGTTATGGTTTGGCAGGGGCAGTGTGCCCAACGTCTCGCTCTTGGTGCGCAAACTCGACGAGCAACAGCTAAGCAATGCCCAGGCGGCCCGCGCGAACGAGCGTGTGGCCGCTGAAATCCACGACTTGCGCGAGGGTCTGGAAATCGTCGAAGAAAAGGCCCGCTCGGAGTTGGGCATGGTCAAGGCCAACGAAATCTACGTGCAGATCGCCAAGTGA